A DNA window from Zingiber officinale cultivar Zhangliang chromosome 3A, Zo_v1.1, whole genome shotgun sequence contains the following coding sequences:
- the LOC122051657 gene encoding ATP-dependent RNA helicase A-like, with protein sequence MDRYQRVEKPREETPINENEIRITAQGRMRNYISYATSLLQEKGSNEIVLKAMGKAISKTVMIVELIKRRIVGLHQNAVIGSTDITDTWEPLEEGLLPLETTRHVSVISITLSRKELDTSAVGYQPPLPRDLVRPLAEYDYEGEGYPGQGRGRGARGWGRAHGNGPTEYDDGNWDDRGRGYGRGGWGRAHRNVPTEYDNGSWDDRGRGYGRGGYGRGRVQGYRGRGRGGYGGQPDYQQESNSYAYNDEVPMPNRGRGRDRGRGRGRGPTRGRGRNTRPNGIAHAGTVVA encoded by the exons ATGGATCGGTACCAGAGAGTAGAAAAACCGAGGGAAGAGACCCCGATTAATGAGAATGAGATCCGTATCACGGCTCAAGGGAGGATGCGGAACTATATCTCGTACGCCACCAGCTTGCTTCAG GAAAAAGGTTCAAATGAGATTGTCTTGAAGGCAATGGGCAAAGCTATTAGCAAGACTGTTATGATTGTAGAACTGATTAAG AGACGTATAGTCGGTCTTCATCAAAATGCTGTAATTGGATCTACTGACATAACTGACACATGGGAACCATTAGAGGAAGGCCTACTTCC GCTTGAAACTACTAGGCATGTCTCAGTAATCAGCATAACTTTGTCTAGGAAGGAACTGGACACATCAGCTGTTGG GTATCAACCTCCTTTGCCTAGAGATCTGGTGAGACCCTTGGCTGAATACGACTACGAAGGAG AAGGCTATCCTGGTCAAGGAAGAGGTCGCGGTGCCCGTGGCTGGGGAAGGGCTCACG GAAATGGCCCAACTGAATATGATGATGGAAACTGGGACGATAGAGGTCGTGGATACGGCAGAGGTGGCTGGGGAAGGGCTCACA GAAATGTCCCAACTGAATATGACAATGGAAGCTGGGACGATAGAGGTCGCGGATATGGCAGAGGTGGCTATGGTCGTGGCAGAGTCCAAGGTTACCGTGGGCGAGGAAGGGGTGGATACGGTGGCCAGCCTGATTATCAGCAGGAAAGCAACAGCTATGCCTACAACGACGAGGTTCCTATGCCCAATCGGGGAAGAG GTCGTGATCGTGGCCGTGGCCGTGGCCGTGGTCCGACTCGAGGAAGGGGTCGCAACACTAGACCAAATGGAATAGCCCATGCTGGCACTGTTGTTGCTTAA